From the genome of uncultured Bacteroides sp.:
GATGAGCATTAATGCAGCAAAAGCTTTTGAATATGGTGACGGTTTTAAAGGATTAAAGCAAAAAGGGTCTGAACAAAACGATGTATTCTATAACCACGACGGTGTGATTGAAACCAGAACAAATCATTCCGGTGGTGTTCAGGGAGGAATAAGCAATGGTGAAGATATCTATTTCCGCGTTGCTTTCAAACCGGTTGCTACCATTCTGATGGAACAGCATACTGTTAACATTGATGGAGTTGACACTACAATGAAAGCTAAAGGAAGACATGATCCATGCGTTCTGCCTCGTGCTGTACCTATTGTGGAAGCTATGGCAGCAATGACAATTCTTGATTATTATCTGATTGACAAAACAACTCAACTTTAGTATATATAAGGCATAATTCAATAATGAAACATATACAATCTTACATCGCTTTGCACGAGCAAAGAATGATGAATGAACTTTTCAGTTTAATACGAATTCCTTCAGTCAGTGCTTTACCGGAACATAAAGATGATATGCTGGCATGTGCACAAAGGTGGAAAGAACTATTACTGGAAGCAGGAGCAGACAGAACACAAGTTATGGCATCTTCGGGAAACCCGATTGTTTACGGAGAAAAGATTGTGAGCCCTGATGCAAAAACGGTATTAGTATATGCTCATTACGACGTTATGCCTGCAGAACCACTGGAAAAGTGGACTAGTTCCCCATTTGAACCTGAGATACGCGACGGGAAAATATGGGCAAGAGGTGCGGATGACGATAAAGGACAAGCGTTTATTCAGGTAAAAGCTTTCGAATATTTAGTTAGCCATCTGTTACTCAAAAATAATGTGAAGTTTATTTTTGAGGGAGAAGAAGAAATTGGTTCTCCAAGTCTGGAAGAGTTTTGCAAAGATCACAAAGATTTGTTGAAAGCCGATGTAATTCTTGTGTCGGACACAAGCATGCTGGGTGCCGATCTTCCATCGCTCACAACCGGTTTGAGAGGATTGGCTTACTGGGAAATAGAAGTAACCGGTCCTAACCGCGACCTTCACTCTGGACACTTTGGCGGTGCTGTGGCAAATCCAATCAATATTCTTTGTGGAATGTTGAGTAAGGTTATTGACGAAAACGGACGGATTACAATCCCTCACTTTTATGATGATGTGGAAGCTGTGCCCGATGCCGAAAGAGCCATGATTGCTCAAATACCTTTTGACGAAGAAAAATACAAGAAGTCCATCGATGTAAAAGAGTTGGCAGGGGAAACAGGTTATTCTACACTGGAACGTAACAGTTGTCGCCCATCATTCGATGTATGTGGCATCTGGGGCGGATACACCGGAGAAGGATCGAAAACAGTTTTGCCATCAAAAGCTTATGCAAAAGTATCTTGCAGACTGGTTGCTCATCAGGATCATCATACTATCAGTGAGTTATTTAAGGACTATATAGAGCAAACTGCTCCGGAAACAGTAAAAGTTAAAGTTACTCCTATGCATGGTGGTCAGGGTTATGTATGCCCTATCTCCCACCCCGCATATCGTGCAGCCGAGAAAGGTTTTGAAATAGCATTCGGAAAGAAACCGCTTGCCGTTCGTCGCGGAGGAAGCATCCCAATTATCTCTACATTTGAAGAAGTTCTGGGTATCAAAACCATATTAATGGGCTTTGGAGTTGAAGACAATGCAATACATTCTCCAAATGAAAGTTTCTCTCTGGATATATTCCGCAAGGGAATTGAAGCTGTTGCCGAGTTCCATTTAGCATATTCAAAAATAATGTAATCACTTAAAATAGTGATAAGAATGGCTATTTCTCCAACAACTCTTTATATTTTATACCTAACAATAATGAAAATAATCATTTAAACATAAAAGTATACAAAAGACACTTTTTTTTTATTTTAATTTGCAAAACGGTACAGATATCAATCAATTAAAAGCAAAGTTCTGCATAAATGAACCAAAAGAAGGAGTCATTTCTGGAAAATCTCAACAAGCGTCATATTAGTGCATATAAGCATTTATATGAGAATTATTATAAAGCGCTTGTTGTATATGCTATGGACTTAGTTTCCCAAAAGGAGATTGCCGAAGATATTGTACAGGATTTATTTGTCTCAATCTGGGAAAAAGAAATGGTCTTTATTTCTCTGGCTGCATTTAAATCTTTTCTTTATAGATCTGTAAGAAATGCATCTTTAAATCATATAAAGCATATAGATGTTGAAGAAAAGTATGTATTATCACTTCAGCAAAACAATGAACCGGAATTCGATCCAGAAGTTGAGGAAGAAGAAATTTACCGACTTTTGTTTTCTACCATAGAAAAATTACCTCCCCGATGTCACGAGATATTTGAAATGCATTTAAAAGGAAAGAAAAACGATGAGATAGCAGAGATTCTGAATATTTCTCAGGAGACAGTTAAAACTCAAAAGAAAAGAGCTATCAAATTTATAAGAGAGAATATATCTCCATTTTATTTTCTACTACTTTTGCCTGACATATTGTAAGCAAATCAACCTATTTATACTTTTTATTGTTTTTTTTCCATCTTCCTTGTACCTCTTTTTGAACACCATGTTGTTTTATAATAAACAAATGGTGATAATATGGATATAAATCAAAATAAAATAGAAAAATTAATTGTTCTTCATCTCTTGAAAACAATTAATCCGGAAGAGCAGGAAGAACTTAACGACTGGATAAATGCATCTTCACAAAATAAAGCTTTCTTTGAAAGAATATGCTCCGAAAAGACCTTTGAGAGAAAGTACAAACTTTATAAAGATGTAGATTCAAATAAAGCCTTTCAAAAATTTATTGAACGAAACGGAAATAAAGAAGAAAAAAAATTCCCTGTTTTAAAGCTGCTTAAATATGCAGCAATCTTATTATTGCCAATAACAATTGCAACTTATCTCTTTTTTACTAACTCCGGTTTAGATGATTATAAAAATGAAAGAACCGAGATATTCCCCGGTAAACCGCAAGCCACTCTGATTCTTGGAAACGGAAAATTTATCATGCTAAATGCTCATGACAGAAAACAAATAAGGGAAGGATTTTCATTACTTGCAATAAATGCTCCTTCAGGAATATCTTATGAAAAAACAAAAGACTCAACTTTATATAATCAGGAAAATATTTTAAAGACCCCAAGAGGCGGAGAATATACAGTTAAACTGTCCGACGGAACAGTAATACATCTAAATTCTGCCAGTCAACTTAAATATCCTGTAGCTTTTGGAGAAAAATCAAGAACGGTTTACTTAACCGGAGAAGCTTATTTTGATATTGCTAAAGATAAAAAGCGACCATTCTACGTGGTAACTAATGATATTCTGATTAAACAATACGGTACATCATTCAATGTAGATTCATATTCACCAAACTTTGTAAAGGTAGTTTTAGTAAAAGGAAGCATAGGAGTTATTACTCAAAACCCTCAGGCTGAATATCGCCTGAAAGAATCGCAGATGGCTGAATACAGCAAGAAAGATCATACGGTTACAATTACTAATGTAGATACATATCCTTATACAGCATGGAATGAAGGAAAGCTTGTTTTCGAAAACAAGAATCTTGGAGATATAATGCAGACTTTATCATTATGGTATGATATGAATGTGCATTTTGAAAACAAGAATCTTAAAAATATCCATTTTACAGGTAATCTAAAAAGAGATGCATCAATAGAAGATTTAATAAATGCGATAAAATATACAACAGATGTTGATATACAAATAAATGGGAAAGACGTATTAATAAGTAAAAAACCATAAAACTAGAATAATATTTATATGGAAAGAAACGGGCATAGATTTATTACAATAGTAATATTACTCTTCACAGCTATTTTGTTTGTGCCAAACCAAACATTAGCAAACAATTTATCTGATAAGGATAAACTGACTCTAGATCTCAAAGACGTAACAATTAAAGAATTCCTTGAAGAAATTCAAAGGCAGACAAATCTGAATTTTGTTTATAATGCAGATCAGGCCAAAATGCTTAAACACATCTCCATCAAAGCTAAAGATGAGAGTATTAAAAGCATATTGAATAAAGTTTTAGTAGGAGCTGGATTCACCTACAAAATTCAAGGGAATATTATAATGATTAAATACCAGGGAAATAAAAGCACTTTTAAAAGTGGGCAGAAGGTATTTAATATGCAGATAAAAGTAGTAGACGATAGTGGGAAAGATCCATTGGATATGGCTGTTTGTTCCATCAAATCGCTTGGAATTTTCGGTGTAACAGATAAAAATGGATACGCCGAATTAAAAGGTATTCCTGATAATGAGGATGTTTATCTGGAGATTTCTTACCTGGGATTTGAAACATATAAGCAAACTTTAAGTATAGACAAGAATACACAATTAAATGTCCGGATGAAACAGACTTCTCTGCAACTGAAAGAGGTTTCTGTTGTTGCAAAAAACAGTGCAGCAGGTGCTTCAACAAGTTCAAGCATAGGACGACAAGCCATTGATCACTTACAGGCTGTGAGTTTGGCAGATATAATTCAGCTCGTTCCTGGAAATTTGATGACTAATACTGACCTGACTTCAAAATCGAACTTGCAGATAAGAACACTCACCAACAACACAACAAACGCATTTGGTTCTTCTGTAATAGTTGACGGGGTACCTATTTCCAGTAATGCCAATCTAGGTACTCAAGGCAGTTACAGTGAAACGTCATTTACAGGAACTGATTTAAGACAAATCAGTGCTGACAATATTGAATCTGTTGAAGTAATAAGAGGAATCCCTTCTGCAGAATATGGAGACTTAACTTCAGGAGCAGTGATCGTTAAAACAAAAACCGGACATACTCCATGGCAAATTAAGGGTAAAGTTAATCCTTCAACAAATAATTTTTCATTAGGAAAAGGCTTTAAATTAAATAATAATCTAGGTACACTTAATACAAATCTGGATTATGCTCAAGCATGGGGAGACCCCAGAACAAAAACAAATTCTTTTGATAGATATAGTGCAAGTGTAAATTACGCAAAGAACTTTTTCAAGATATGGAGAACAAGTACCAGTATAAATTATTCTGGTCTTGTAGATTGGAGCGGAAATGATCCGGATCAGGTTGATGATGGAACATTTACAAAAGAAAGAAACGCTACAATATCAATAAACCACAATGGTAAGATTGGTATTAATAAACTATTTTCCCGTACATTAAGCTATACCTTTGGATTCTCATATAACCAAAATGAATACAGAAACACTAGAATTGTACCAAACTCTTCAGGTTTCTTACCAATACTTACTGCTACCGAAACCGGATACAATCAGGTGCCTGTAGAAACATCTTCGTATAAAGCTTCAGGTGGTAGTAAAAGTGCTCCAAAAAATCTGTATTTCAAACTATCAAACTCTTTTTATTACAATTTAAAAGGGTTATATCAAAGATTCAACATGGGAGTTGAATACAAAAAAGAATCAAACAGTGGAATAGGATATTACAATGATAATGACAGATATCCATTACAACCAAATAATAACGGACGCCCACGATCATATAGTGATATTCCGGCTTTAAATCAGATATCTGGCTATTTTGAAGACAGTTTTCGATGGAAACTTGGGAAAAGAACTTTCAATTTACAGTTAGGTGGAAGATTTACAACTCTGCAACCGGGAAAAGAAGAACAAACATTCTCTTTCTCGCCACGTATAAATGCTTCAGCAACTATTTTGCCTTGGCTTGAGATGAGAGGTGGTTATGGCACAAACTCTAAAACACCAGGATTAATACATTTATATCCTGACAAGAAGTACACAGACAGAATTGCAGCAAACTATATGCCTGTAGGGAAACCAGTTGAACAATTGGTTATGTACCATACAATGGTTTATAAAACTCAAAGAACAAAAGGACTTAAAAATGCAAATAATACAAAATACGAATTAGGATTCGATTTTAAACTACCAAAAAACAGGAAGCTAAGTATCATTGCATATCATGACAAAACAGGCAATGGTTTTGGATCATATACAGAATATTTCACTTATAATTCAAATGTTTATACAAAAGATAAGGGATTAATAACCTCACCGGGACAAGCAACAACTGTTGACTGGAATAATCCTTCAAGAATAGATACTATTTTTACTACAACAGGTAAAATTGGCAATACAAATGTATCTATAAATAAGGGTATTGAAATGGATTTTGACCTTGGTGATATTTCTGCTATAAACAGTTCTTTCTACTTAACTGGGGCATATATGGAAACTGAAGGATACTCAAATGGACCAAATTTCTCTGATCCATCAAATTTACCTTCTAAGTATTCTATATCAAATACAACTCCATTCAAGTTACTATATCCTTCTGGTAATTCTAAAGATATAAACAGGAGATTCAGTACAAACCTCCGAATGGTATGCAACATTCCAAGTCTGAGAATGGTAGCCTCTTTAGCTACTCAAGCAATATGGTATACTTACTCTAGTACAACCAATCAGAAAATGGATCCAATAGGATGGATTGATACTGATCTTTCATATCATGAAATAACAGCTTCCATGCTAAACGATGCAAACTATAAAATAAAAGAAGTTTTGCTAAGTAAACAAAGACGCGATCCTAAAAATAATCCAGCTTCTTCTGAACCTGTACTATGGATGATGAGCGGTAGACTTACAAAAGAATTGGGAAAGAATTCCGGTTTCTCATTCTATGCTAATAATCTTTTTTATTATGAACCATTCAAAAGCAATAATGTATCAACTACTTTAAGTCAAAGAAACGAGGGTACATTCAGCTTTGGTGTAGAACTATTTTTTAATTTCTAATATATAAATTGTTATGAACAAATTACTAAACCTTTCAACTTGGTTAATTATTTCATTCTTATTTATTGGAATGACTTCATGCAGTACAACTGATGATGCAACCAAGACTCTAAATTTCGATGTAAAAGTAACTATGCCTGCAGGTTTTAAAGCTGATGCATTTTATGCAAATCAGACTGTAAATATTTCAAAGGGAACTGCTGTAGTTTATTCTGCAGTAACCGATGCTAATGGCATTGCACATTTTGAAAATGTAATTCCTGACGTTTATGATATTTCTACATCTTGCGAGATCTCTGGCGATGATTATGTGAATATGGCTGAAGGAGATGTTGAAAATGCAACTGTTTTAATAACAGGTAGCTTGTTACAACAAACAGTTATTACAGAGGATGCTATTACTATTCCTTCGCAAATGAGTATTAAGCAGAGTCTGCTAATCAGTAAGATCTATTATGCTGGTTGCAAAGATAATAACACTAAAAACTACTTAGCGGACCAATATATTGAATTCTTCAACAATTCTGACGAAGATTTATACATTGACGGTTTATATTTCGCATTAACAGAAACAGAATCAACAGCTGCTTTTCCTGCATCTGCAAATCAAGACTATGTGTATGTTAAACAAGTATTCCAATTCCCGGGTAGTGGCCAACAATATAAAATTGCTGCAGGAGGAACTGTTTTAGTTACAAACAGTGCTATTGATCATACTTTAGTTGCAACAAATTCTGTAAATCTGACGAATGCCTCATTCGAAGCAAAAGATCCAAAGAAGAATAACAATACAGCAACTCCTGCTCTTAATCTTATATATACAGCATACTCTACTATTCCAAGTATGAACATTCTAGCCGGTGGTGATGCAACTGTTGTTTTATTTAAGACTAAAGAAGATGTTTCTAAATGGGAAACTGTTTATAAGCCAGGTGCTACTTCCGGATTACTATACATGAAAATCCCTACAAAAACAATTATTGATGGTTTAGAATGTTTAAAGAACAAAGCTACAACCGGACCGGATGTAAACTCTAAACGACTTTACAATTATATCGATGCCGGATACCAATATATTAGTGCAGTAAGTGGATATACCGGTGAAGTTGTTGCCAGAGTAAAAGATAAAGATGCTAATAATCGTACTTATCTAAAAGATTCTAATAATAGTACGAACGATTTTGCTTTATCAGCAACAGTGAAACCAGGACAATTTCTAAGTAAATAGATATTTTAAAATTAATCAAGTACCTGATGGCTTTCTAATGCTACATCAGTCATCAGGTACTATTAAATTAACGACTTATGTTCCGTAATTCATATTTATTGTACCTTGCACTCTTTATATCCATACCTTCATTTGGACAAAATGATTATTCATTATCTCTTCAAAAGAAAGAAAAACGAGATCTGGAACTTGTTCAGCAGTTGTGGATGAATACTCAGAATGCAGCAGGACTTTCATTAATGCCTATCGAAAATGGAGGAATAAGTGTGATGAGTGTTGGAAGAACCTCAGGAAGCTTCAACCGTGTTCAGGAAGGAAATGCTGAAAACAAATTATCATTCAGTTCGGAACGTTTCGATCGTATTGGAGAATCAATATATATCTATGGTAAGTTTGATTTCAATATGAGCAGACAGTTTGAACGTTCATGGTCTGATGTTCTTGAAACATATAATTCAGATCCATATATATATGGAAGTTCTTTGAAAGGAAAATATGACTACCAGAAATTCAATCTCTTTGCAAAGATAGCAACCAAAGAGATAAAACGATTTACTTTCGGAACTCAGATAAGCTACACTGTAAGTGATTTTTCACGACTAAAAGATCCACGTTCAAGAGACTGTTTGGCCGATTATTCAATCATTCCGTCTACTACATATCGTTTAAATAAAACGCAGATAATTGGTTTAAACCTGAAATATCGTCACAGAAAAGAGAAGACACCTAGTGTAATGACTGTTCAAACAGATCCTAACATGAAATACTACACTTTTACCGGGATGGAGAACGTGGAAGGAAAAACCGGAGGATATAGCTCGTTTAAGCGTGAATTTGTAAATGACATCTTCGGCATTGGATTTGATTACAACTTCAGATCAGGAAAACTCAACTCTCTAAATTCAATAACTTTCGATAGTGAAAAAGAAAGTATATGGGGAACGAACAAACAATCTCCAGGTAATTATAAAGAAAAGGTTTATGCTTTTTCATCTTATAACACATACAAATCAGAAAAAGCTCTGCATTCACTCGAGATAAATGCAAAAATATCTGATGGAAAAGCAAATGAATTCCGCCAGGAGCTAATATCTAAAACAGATACTGCAACAGGTATTATTTCTCAACATTGGAATACTTTGTTTATATACAAAGGAAGATATACCGTATCAATGAATAATATTCTTGCGCATTATAGAAGGTATTCGCTTAAAAATGAAAACAAATACA
Proteins encoded in this window:
- a CDS encoding RNA polymerase sigma-70 factor, with translation MNQKKESFLENLNKRHISAYKHLYENYYKALVVYAMDLVSQKEIAEDIVQDLFVSIWEKEMVFISLAAFKSFLYRSVRNASLNHIKHIDVEEKYVLSLQQNNEPEFDPEVEEEEIYRLLFSTIEKLPPRCHEIFEMHLKGKKNDEIAEILNISQETVKTQKKRAIKFIRENISPFYFLLLLPDIL
- a CDS encoding dipeptidase codes for the protein MKHIQSYIALHEQRMMNELFSLIRIPSVSALPEHKDDMLACAQRWKELLLEAGADRTQVMASSGNPIVYGEKIVSPDAKTVLVYAHYDVMPAEPLEKWTSSPFEPEIRDGKIWARGADDDKGQAFIQVKAFEYLVSHLLLKNNVKFIFEGEEEIGSPSLEEFCKDHKDLLKADVILVSDTSMLGADLPSLTTGLRGLAYWEIEVTGPNRDLHSGHFGGAVANPINILCGMLSKVIDENGRITIPHFYDDVEAVPDAERAMIAQIPFDEEKYKKSIDVKELAGETGYSTLERNSCRPSFDVCGIWGGYTGEGSKTVLPSKAYAKVSCRLVAHQDHHTISELFKDYIEQTAPETVKVKVTPMHGGQGYVCPISHPAYRAAEKGFEIAFGKKPLAVRRGGSIPIISTFEEVLGIKTILMGFGVEDNAIHSPNESFSLDIFRKGIEAVAEFHLAYSKIM
- a CDS encoding DUF4876 domain-containing protein, which codes for MNKLLNLSTWLIISFLFIGMTSCSTTDDATKTLNFDVKVTMPAGFKADAFYANQTVNISKGTAVVYSAVTDANGIAHFENVIPDVYDISTSCEISGDDYVNMAEGDVENATVLITGSLLQQTVITEDAITIPSQMSIKQSLLISKIYYAGCKDNNTKNYLADQYIEFFNNSDEDLYIDGLYFALTETESTAAFPASANQDYVYVKQVFQFPGSGQQYKIAAGGTVLVTNSAIDHTLVATNSVNLTNASFEAKDPKKNNNTATPALNLIYTAYSTIPSMNILAGGDATVVLFKTKEDVSKWETVYKPGATSGLLYMKIPTKTIIDGLECLKNKATTGPDVNSKRLYNYIDAGYQYISAVSGYTGEVVARVKDKDANNRTYLKDSNNSTNDFALSATVKPGQFLSK
- a CDS encoding FecR domain-containing protein, with translation MDINQNKIEKLIVLHLLKTINPEEQEELNDWINASSQNKAFFERICSEKTFERKYKLYKDVDSNKAFQKFIERNGNKEEKKFPVLKLLKYAAILLLPITIATYLFFTNSGLDDYKNERTEIFPGKPQATLILGNGKFIMLNAHDRKQIREGFSLLAINAPSGISYEKTKDSTLYNQENILKTPRGGEYTVKLSDGTVIHLNSASQLKYPVAFGEKSRTVYLTGEAYFDIAKDKKRPFYVVTNDILIKQYGTSFNVDSYSPNFVKVVLVKGSIGVITQNPQAEYRLKESQMAEYSKKDHTVTITNVDTYPYTAWNEGKLVFENKNLGDIMQTLSLWYDMNVHFENKNLKNIHFTGNLKRDASIEDLINAIKYTTDVDIQINGKDVLISKKP
- a CDS encoding DUF6850 family outer membrane beta-barrel protein, with translation MFRNSYLLYLALFISIPSFGQNDYSLSLQKKEKRDLELVQQLWMNTQNAAGLSLMPIENGGISVMSVGRTSGSFNRVQEGNAENKLSFSSERFDRIGESIYIYGKFDFNMSRQFERSWSDVLETYNSDPYIYGSSLKGKYDYQKFNLFAKIATKEIKRFTFGTQISYTVSDFSRLKDPRSRDCLADYSIIPSTTYRLNKTQIIGLNLKYRHRKEKTPSVMTVQTDPNMKYYTFTGMENVEGKTGGYSSFKREFVNDIFGIGFDYNFRSGKLNSLNSITFDSEKESIWGTNKQSPGNYKEKVYAFSSYNTYKSEKALHSLEINAKISDGKANEFRQELISKTDTATGIISQHWNTLFIYKGRYTVSMNNILAHYRRYSLKNENKYNSYIGAMAQYSSFSNQYNLPLSSLKVSNLSGGIEGGVKLLGIKSHSLWFESQASYMHVLNAEMNLSNSSSDYAKQVLIPDMEYYNSSCVRANASLQYVFPLKFKSSNNTGYIKLWGENTWAKSSREKRSIFLSIGIYTD
- a CDS encoding TonB-dependent receptor plug domain-containing protein, with translation MERNGHRFITIVILLFTAILFVPNQTLANNLSDKDKLTLDLKDVTIKEFLEEIQRQTNLNFVYNADQAKMLKHISIKAKDESIKSILNKVLVGAGFTYKIQGNIIMIKYQGNKSTFKSGQKVFNMQIKVVDDSGKDPLDMAVCSIKSLGIFGVTDKNGYAELKGIPDNEDVYLEISYLGFETYKQTLSIDKNTQLNVRMKQTSLQLKEVSVVAKNSAAGASTSSSIGRQAIDHLQAVSLADIIQLVPGNLMTNTDLTSKSNLQIRTLTNNTTNAFGSSVIVDGVPISSNANLGTQGSYSETSFTGTDLRQISADNIESVEVIRGIPSAEYGDLTSGAVIVKTKTGHTPWQIKGKVNPSTNNFSLGKGFKLNNNLGTLNTNLDYAQAWGDPRTKTNSFDRYSASVNYAKNFFKIWRTSTSINYSGLVDWSGNDPDQVDDGTFTKERNATISINHNGKIGINKLFSRTLSYTFGFSYNQNEYRNTRIVPNSSGFLPILTATETGYNQVPVETSSYKASGGSKSAPKNLYFKLSNSFYYNLKGLYQRFNMGVEYKKESNSGIGYYNDNDRYPLQPNNNGRPRSYSDIPALNQISGYFEDSFRWKLGKRTFNLQLGGRFTTLQPGKEEQTFSFSPRINASATILPWLEMRGGYGTNSKTPGLIHLYPDKKYTDRIAANYMPVGKPVEQLVMYHTMVYKTQRTKGLKNANNTKYELGFDFKLPKNRKLSIIAYHDKTGNGFGSYTEYFTYNSNVYTKDKGLITSPGQATTVDWNNPSRIDTIFTTTGKIGNTNVSINKGIEMDFDLGDISAINSSFYLTGAYMETEGYSNGPNFSDPSNLPSKYSISNTTPFKLLYPSGNSKDINRRFSTNLRMVCNIPSLRMVASLATQAIWYTYSSTTNQKMDPIGWIDTDLSYHEITASMLNDANYKIKEVLLSKQRRDPKNNPASSEPVLWMMSGRLTKELGKNSGFSFYANNLFYYEPFKSNNVSTTLSQRNEGTFSFGVELFFNF